The following coding sequences are from one Streptomyces sp. NBC_01232 window:
- a CDS encoding SDR family oxidoreductase, whose protein sequence is MSARRSLEGQVAVVTGAARGVGELLARKLSARGAKIALVGLEPEALKEVSERLHTDSDHWYADVTDHEAMARVAQEVKQRFGKVDIVVANAGVAAGGPFADSDPDAWRRVIEVNLIGGAVTARAFLPVLTESRGYFLQIASLAAITPAPMMTAYCASKSGVEAFAHCLRAEVGHKGVKVGVGYLSWTDTDMVRGADQDEVMRELRQRLPWPSNRTYPLGPAVDRIVAGIERRSPHVYAQWWLRGMQGMRGYLPGIIASVGQREMKRFEPRLSGVSKGLVGAGGAADEKERTQSH, encoded by the coding sequence GTGAGCGCACGCAGGAGTCTGGAAGGCCAGGTCGCCGTCGTCACCGGTGCCGCCCGGGGTGTCGGCGAGCTGCTCGCGCGCAAGCTGTCGGCCCGCGGGGCGAAGATCGCCCTCGTCGGTCTGGAGCCGGAGGCCCTCAAAGAGGTCTCCGAGCGGCTGCACACCGACAGCGACCACTGGTACGCCGACGTCACCGACCACGAGGCCATGGCCCGGGTCGCCCAGGAGGTCAAGCAGCGCTTCGGCAAGGTGGACATCGTCGTCGCCAACGCGGGCGTGGCCGCCGGCGGTCCGTTCGCCGACTCCGACCCGGACGCCTGGCGCCGGGTGATCGAGGTCAACCTGATCGGCGGGGCCGTCACCGCCCGCGCCTTCCTGCCCGTACTGACCGAGAGCCGCGGCTACTTCCTCCAGATCGCCTCGCTCGCCGCGATCACCCCGGCGCCGATGATGACCGCCTACTGCGCCTCCAAGTCCGGGGTCGAGGCCTTCGCGCACTGCCTGCGCGCGGAGGTCGGCCACAAGGGGGTCAAGGTCGGTGTCGGCTACCTCTCCTGGACCGACACGGACATGGTGCGCGGCGCCGACCAGGACGAGGTGATGCGGGAGTTGCGCCAGCGGCTGCCGTGGCCGTCGAACCGGACGTACCCGCTGGGGCCGGCCGTCGACCGGATCGTCGCGGGCATCGAGCGGCGCTCGCCGCACGTGTACGCGCAGTGGTGGCTGCGCGGCATGCAGGGGATGCGCGGGTACCTGCCCGGGATCATCGCGAGCGTCGGACAGCGCGAGATGAAGCGCTTCGAGCCGCGTCTGAGCGGGGTGTCCAAGGGGCTCGTCGGGGCCGGCGGAGCCGCCGACGAGAAGGAGCGCACGCAGAGTCACTGA
- a CDS encoding alpha/beta fold hydrolase, which translates to MSRLIHVTSGPYAPPIARRELVAVSADGARLHVEVHGDEGAPAVVLAHGWTCSTAFWAAQIRALAATHRVVAYDQRGHGRSPAARIHSTTALADDLVAVLEAVLAPGERAVVAGHSMGGMTIMAAAGRPEFAQRAAAALLCSTGSSRLVAEALVLPVRAGRVRTRITGAVLGARAPLGPVTPVGKKVLKYATMGPGSAPDKVEACARIVHACPTGVRHAWSQVLAGLDLDADVARLAVPTAVIGGTADRLTPIVHARGLAAALPNCVGLTELTGMGHMTPVEAPEAVTAALRELAELHLGTTDPSTTDPATTEKEKTP; encoded by the coding sequence GTGAGTCGGTTGATCCATGTCACCTCCGGTCCCTACGCCCCGCCCATCGCGCGGCGGGAGCTCGTCGCCGTCTCGGCCGACGGGGCCCGCCTGCATGTCGAGGTCCACGGGGACGAGGGCGCGCCGGCCGTGGTCCTGGCCCACGGCTGGACCTGTTCCACCGCCTTCTGGGCCGCGCAGATACGGGCCCTGGCGGCCACCCACCGGGTCGTCGCCTACGACCAGCGCGGGCACGGGCGCAGCCCCGCCGCCCGGATCCACAGCACCACCGCCCTCGCCGACGACCTCGTGGCGGTCCTGGAGGCGGTGCTCGCCCCCGGGGAGCGGGCGGTCGTCGCCGGGCATTCCATGGGCGGCATGACGATCATGGCAGCGGCAGGCCGGCCGGAGTTCGCCCAGCGGGCCGCGGCCGCGCTGCTGTGCAGCACCGGCAGTTCCCGGCTGGTCGCGGAGGCGCTGGTCCTGCCGGTGCGCGCCGGGCGCGTACGGACCCGTATCACCGGCGCGGTGCTCGGGGCCCGCGCTCCTCTCGGGCCGGTCACGCCCGTCGGGAAGAAGGTCCTGAAGTACGCCACGATGGGTCCCGGCTCCGCGCCGGACAAGGTCGAGGCGTGCGCCCGTATCGTCCATGCCTGCCCCACCGGGGTGCGTCACGCGTGGTCCCAGGTGCTGGCCGGACTGGACCTCGACGCGGACGTCGCCCGTCTCGCCGTGCCCACCGCCGTCATCGGCGGCACCGCCGACCGGCTCACCCCGATCGTGCACGCCCGCGGGCTCGCCGCCGCGCTGCCGAACTGCGTGGGCCTGACCGAGCTGACCGGCATGGGGCACATGACCCCGGTCGAGGCCCCCGAGGCCGTCACCGCCGCCCTGCGCGAGCTCGCCGAGCTCCACCTGGGCACCACCGATCCCAGCACCACCGATCCGGCCACCACCGAGAAGGAGAAGACACCGTGA
- a CDS encoding flavin-containing monooxygenase, with the protein MGGTRGTGGSAGGGTGGREHVRVAVIGSGFGGLGAAVRLRREGITDFVVLERAGSVGGTWRDNSYPGCACDVPSHLYSFSFAPNPDWPRTFSGQPAIRDYLEHVADTFGLRRHIRLDTEVLMMRWDADELRWEIETSAGELTADVVVSATGPLSDPKMPEIPGLAEFPGKVFHSARWDHDYDLRGKRVAMIGTGASAIQIVPAIAPEVERLTLFQRTPPWVMPRTDRAITAGERWLHRQLPFTRAARRGLLWGIRELQVSAFTKRPNQLGLIESLAKANMARSIKDPALRAKLTPSYRIGCKRILLSSEYYPALARPDVDLVASGLKEIRGSVLVAADGTETEVDAIIFGTGFHVTDMPIADRVVGAEGQTLADAWKDGMQALRGATAAGFPNWMTIIGPNTGLGNSSMILMIESQLNYMADYLRQLALLEGSSLGGKVALGARPSAVGRWNRQVQTRMERTVWNTGGCTSWYLDAQGRNTTVWPGTTGEFRRETLSVDLAEYEVVRAGERERVPAAVAAGAGAGAAPLPGALPPDPRASNAGGAGSGAAAEGAA; encoded by the coding sequence ATGGGTGGCACAAGGGGCACGGGCGGCAGCGCGGGCGGCGGCACGGGCGGGCGCGAGCACGTACGGGTGGCGGTGATCGGGTCCGGATTCGGCGGGCTCGGCGCGGCCGTACGGCTGCGGCGCGAAGGGATCACGGATTTCGTCGTACTGGAACGGGCCGGCTCGGTCGGCGGCACCTGGCGCGACAACAGCTATCCCGGCTGCGCGTGCGACGTCCCGTCCCACCTCTATTCGTTCTCGTTCGCCCCCAATCCCGACTGGCCGCGGACCTTCTCCGGACAGCCGGCCATCCGGGACTACCTGGAGCACGTCGCCGACACCTTCGGACTGCGCCGGCACATCCGGCTCGACACCGAGGTGCTGATGATGCGCTGGGACGCGGACGAGCTGCGCTGGGAGATCGAGACCTCGGCCGGGGAACTGACCGCCGACGTCGTCGTCTCCGCGACCGGGCCGCTGTCCGACCCGAAGATGCCGGAGATCCCCGGGCTCGCCGAGTTCCCCGGCAAGGTCTTCCACTCCGCCCGCTGGGACCACGACTACGACCTGCGCGGCAAGCGCGTCGCCATGATCGGCACCGGCGCCTCCGCCATCCAGATCGTGCCCGCCATCGCCCCCGAGGTGGAGCGGCTCACCCTCTTCCAGCGGACCCCGCCGTGGGTGATGCCGCGCACCGACCGGGCCATTACCGCCGGGGAGCGCTGGCTCCACCGCCAGCTGCCCTTCACCCGGGCGGCGCGGCGCGGGCTGCTGTGGGGGATCCGGGAGCTCCAGGTCAGCGCCTTCACCAAGCGCCCGAACCAGCTCGGCCTGATCGAGTCCCTCGCCAAGGCCAACATGGCGCGCTCGATCAAGGACCCGGCGCTGCGCGCGAAGCTGACGCCCTCCTACCGGATCGGCTGCAAGCGGATCCTGCTCTCCAGCGAGTACTACCCGGCCCTGGCGCGGCCCGATGTGGACCTGGTCGCCTCCGGGCTGAAGGAGATCCGCGGCTCGGTGCTGGTCGCCGCCGACGGGACCGAGACCGAGGTTGACGCGATCATCTTCGGCACCGGCTTCCACGTCACGGACATGCCGATCGCGGACCGGGTGGTGGGTGCGGAGGGCCAGACCCTCGCGGACGCCTGGAAGGACGGGATGCAGGCGCTGCGCGGGGCCACGGCCGCCGGCTTCCCCAACTGGATGACGATCATCGGTCCGAACACCGGGCTCGGGAACAGCTCGATGATCCTGATGATCGAGTCGCAGCTGAACTACATGGCGGACTACCTGCGGCAGCTCGCTCTCCTCGAGGGAAGCAGCCTGGGCGGCAAGGTCGCGCTCGGCGCCCGGCCGTCCGCCGTGGGCCGGTGGAACCGGCAGGTGCAGACCCGGATGGAGCGGACGGTGTGGAACACCGGCGGCTGCACCAGCTGGTACCTGGACGCGCAGGGCCGCAACACCACCGTCTGGCCGGGGACGACAGGTGAGTTCCGCCGGGAGACGCTGAGCGTCGACCTGGCGGAGTACGAGGTCGTGCGGGCGGGGGAGCGGGAGCGGGTCCCGGCGGCGGTGGCTGCCGGTGCCGGTGCCGGTGCGGCGCCGTTGCCGGGGGCCCTGCCCCCGGACCCCCGCGCCTCAAACGCCGGCGGGGCTGGGTCGGGCGCGGCTGCCGAGGGGGCCGCGTGA